ATCATCGACCGCAACTGCGCAGGCTGCCATGTTCTGGGCGGACACAGCGGACAGCTTCGCCTCGATTCTCTTGCCGATGTAATGAAGGGCGGCGAGGACGGTGCGATCGTCGTCTTCGGCAAGCCCGAGAAGAGCCTGCTGACCAAGACCATCCACTACGAAGATCCCGACATGCAGATGCCGCCCAAGGGCAAGCTCTCCGCGGCGGACATCGCGACCATCGACAAGTGGATCGCCGAGAGCGCGGAGCCTCTGCCGGGCGAGTTGAAGGGCAACCCCGTACCTCCCGTCGTTGCACTTGCACCTGCACCTGCCACTGTAGCGCCGGTCGCCAGCGCTTCCGCTCCAACGGCGTCGGCGAAAGCTACGCCAGTGGCCTTGAATGCCAGTTCTCCGCTGGTGACCGCCGAGCAGGAACAGTTCTTCGAGACCAAGGTCCGCCCGGTGCTGGTGAACAACTGCTTTAGCTGCCATGCCAGCGCGGCGAAGGCCGGCCTACGCCTCGACTCGCGCGAGGCTGTGCTCGCCGGAGGCAAGAGCGGCGACATCGTAGTCCCCGGCCATCCCGAGCAGAGCACGCTCTCAACCGCAGTCCACTACAGCGACCCAAAGCTGCAGATGCCGCCGCGCAAAGCGCTCAAGCCCGACGAGGTTGCGGCAATCGATCGCTGGATCGCCGACGGCCTGCCCTGGCCCAAGGGATCGTCCACGCCCGCAGTGAAGATCGTCTCCGCCGCACAGCGAGACTTCTGGGCTTTCAAGCCACCCTTGGCACCCGCCGTTCCTGATGTGAAGAGCGCATGGGCAAAGAACGATATCGACCGCTTCGTACTGGTGAAGCTCGACGAGAAGCACCTGAAGCCCGTCGCCGATGCCGACAAGCACACGCTCATTCGTCGCGTGACCTACGACCTGACCGGCCTGCCGCCCACCCCAGCCGAAGTCTCCGCTTTCATCTCAGACCGTTCGCCACTGGCCTATGAGCACCTCGTTGATCGCCTTCTCGCTTCGAAGGCCTATGGCGAGCGCTGGGGCCGCATCTGGCTCGATGTCGTCCGCTACGCCGACACCTCGGGCGGTGGCGGCGACTATCCCATCGCACAGGCCTCGAAGTATCGTGACTACGTCATCCAGTCCTTCAACGAGGACAAACCCTACGATCGCTTCATCAAGGAACAGATCGCCGGCGACCTTCTTCCGTCGAACTCCGAGCCGGAACACTGGTCGAACATCGTCGCGACGGGCTATCTCGCGAACGCCTCCCGCTACGATGGCGCTTACCTGAACGACGCGGTCGACAACATCGGCTATGCCTTCATGGGCATGACCGTCGCCTGTGCCCGCTGCCACGACCACAAGTTCGACCCCGTCCCGACCTCGGACTACTACGCGATCTACGGCATCCTTCAGAGCACAAGCTTCCCCGACCCCGGCGACGATGTATCGCGCCGTCAGATCGGATTCGTCTATCGCGATCCCAAGTCCGCCGACCGCCAGGACATCAAGGACTTCAACGCGCAGTTGAAGCCCATCGCCGGAGCGATCAACGCGGTCTTCGCGCTGCCCGGAACGTATGACGACATCCTTCCGCAGCTCGAAGCGCGCCGCATGAACCTGTATGCGCATGCGCCGGAGTTCCCGGAGAACGCCTACGCCGTCACTGAAGGGCAGCCAAGGCAGGCGCAGATTCAGCTCCACGGTGATCCGACGAATCTTGGCGAAGAAGTTCCGCGCGGCTTCCTGCAGGTGCTCGGCGGCGGTACTCTTCCCGCAGATACGAAGGGCAGTGGCCGCCTGCAACTCGCCGACTGGATCGCCAGCAAAGACAACCCACTCACCGCCCGCGTCCTCGTCAATCGCCTGTGGCAGGGGCACTTTGGCCGTGGCATCGTGCCCACGCCCAACAACTTCGGCACGCGCGGTGTCGCGCCCAGCAACCAGGCGCTGCTCGACTACCTCGCGACAGAGTTCATCGCGAAAGGCTGGTCGATCAAGACGATTCAGCGCGAGATTCTGCTCTCGCACGCCTATCGTCTCTCCACTGCCGACTCAGCTGCGAACGACGAGATCGATCCCGACAACGCGCTGATCTGGCGGCACTCCCGTGTCCGTCTCGACGCGGAAGAGATTCGCGACTCCATGCTCGCCGACGCGAAGCTGCTGGATCTAACGCCCGCAAAGCCGCATCCCTTCCCCCCGCAATCGCAGTGGAACTGGGAGGAGCAGAACCCCTTCGCGCCCGACGTGACCAAGTACGAAAACGACCATCGCACCGTGTACATGATGGTGCAGCGCAGCGTGAAGCACCCGTACCTGACGCTCTTCGACGGTGCAGATCCCAACGCCAGCACCGAGCAGCGCACCAGCAGCCTCACTCCGCTACAGGCGCTCTACTTCATGAACGCCAGCTTCCCCCGGCGCTGCTCCGACAATCTTGCCACGCAGTGGACTGAAGCGAAGGTCGCCGATCCGAAGATGATCGAAGAAGCCTTCATGACCATCTATGGCCGCCCCGCGCAGAGGGTCGAGCTCGACCGCTCCGAAGAGTTCCTGAAACGCGCAACCGCTCTCTACATCTCGCGCTCCGATACGCCCGACATCGCGCACAAGAAGGCTGTCTCCAACTTCGTTCAGGCGATGTTCTCCACCAACGAATTCATGTTCATCGAGTAAGAAGGGACCATCACTATGTCCACACGCAGACGCTTCATTCAATCGCTGGCCAGCGCATCGATGCTCCTCCCTGGCATGATGCACGAGATGCTCGCCGAGACCGCCGCCCCCGCGCAGCCTGTCGATCCGCTCGCGCCCAAGGCTCCGATGTTCCCGGCCAAAGCCAAGCGCGTCATCTTTCTCTACATGAGCGGCGGCGTCTCGCACGTCGACACCTTCGACCCCAAGCCCCTGCTCACACGCGACCACGGCAAGGAGTACAACGGTGAGTTCCTCCACGCCTCGAAGTACAAGTTCAGCCGCTACGCAAAATGCGACACCGAGGTCAGCGAGCTCTTCCCCAACGTCGGCGCGATGATGGACGACATCTGCGTCATCCGCTCGATGAAGTGCGATATTCCGAATCACTCGCAGGCGGTCATGCAGATCCACGGCGGTTCCGCCGTCGAGGCTCGTCCGAGCATCGGCTCCTGGGTCAGCTATGGTCTCGGTACTTACGATAAGGAGCTGCCCTCCTACATGGTGCTCGCGCCCGAGGTTCCCTACGGCGGCGCAACCTGTTGGGACTCATCGTTCTTACCCGCGTGCCATCAGGGGATTCGCGTCGTTCCAGGACAGGAGGCCATCCCCAACATGACGCGGAAGGCCTCGCTTGAAGTGCAGGACCTCGACCTCGGCCTCATCGAGTTCTTCAATCGCCGCAACCTCGCCGAGCACGATGCCGACAAGACCCTCGCCGCCCGCATCAAGACCTTCGAGACCGCCTACGGCATGCAGAAGGAGGCTCCCGATGTTTTCGACATCACCAAAGAGTCCGACGCGACGCTCGCCATGTACGGCATTACGCGTGACACCAGGAAGGGCTTCGGCTGGCAGTGCCTGATGGCGCGCCGCCTCGCGGAGCGCGGCGTCCGCTTCGTCGAACTCATCGACACCGGCTCCGACAAATACACCAACTGGGACGCGCACCTCGACATCAAGATGCACGCGACCTCCGCGAAGAAGGTCGACAAGGCCATCGCCGGTCTGCTGCAAGATTTGAAGTCTCGCGGCATGCTCGAAGACACGCTCGTCGTCTGGACGACCGAGTTTGGCCGAGCTCCGGGCGATAGCGCTCCCAACGAAGCGGGCCGCACGCACCAATCTTCGGTCTACTCTTCGTGGCTCGCGGGCGCTGGCATCAAGGGCGGCATCACCTATGGCGAGTCCGACGACTATGGCTACAAGGTCGCAAAGAACGAGTGCGACATCCACGACTTCCAGGCCACCATCCTGAATCAGCTCGGCATGGACCACAAGAAGCTCACGTATCGCCACGCTGGCCGCGACTACCGCCTCACCGACGTCTCCGGCCGCGTCATCCGCGATATTCTGGCGTAGACCGATCCCATTGGGTGTCGCAGCGTCTTCCTTTTGTTGTCATTCCCGAAGGGAATCTGCTGTTGTGGCTGCACACACCTTCAGGTGATTCCCCAGCTTTACAGGAACCAAGTGCAAAGAGCAGACCAATCAGATGCATGGAGCCGGCGCAGATTTATAAGCAGCGGCATAGCGACCGCCGCCGCAGCTCCGTGGCTCTCTGGCTGCCGCTCGGTTGCCAGCAAAGACCTCATCGTCGCCCTCGGCTGGGTCCCGAACGTCGAATACGCCGATCTCTTCGTCGCCGAATCGCGCGGCTACTTCAAGCAGGAGCACTGCCCGCTGAAGATCTGGCCCGGTGGCCCAAACGCACCGCAGCCCGTCATCGAGGTCGCCGCTGGCCTCGCCCACATGGGCGATGCCGAGTGGCTCCCGCTGCTCGATGCGATTCTTCGCGGCAACGACTTCGTCATCATCGGCTCCATCTTTCCTGTCCATCCCGGCGGCCTGATGACGCTGGCGAAGCGGCCGATCCTCAAGCCCGCGGACCTTCCCGGCTCGCGTTTCCTTGTGCAGGGCCCGAGCGAACGCACCACCATCGAATGTACCTTCAAGCTGAACCACTTCGCGCCGGACTACCAGCTAATCCCCGTCGGCTTCTCCCCGGAAGCGCTGCTGAATGGCGCTGGCGATGCCTACTACTGTTTCATCACCAACCAGCCCATCGTCTTCGAGAACATGGGCATGAAACTCGGTACAGACTTCTTCGTCACGCGGCTCGATCAACTCGGCTATAAAGTTCCTTCGACGTTGCTCTTCGCACAGCGAGAGACCATCGAGCGCCGCCGCAAAGATATAGTCGGCTTTCTTCGCGCACGCCTCCGCGGCAAGATGGACAACGACAAAGATCCTGCCTACGCTGCGAACCTCACGGTCGACCGCTACGGCGCGGACCTCGGTCTCAACTACGACCACGAACTCCGCACCAACGTGCTGCAGCTGCCGCTCTACCAAACGCCCGGATCACGCGGCCCTTACTGGATATCAAACGAAGATCTCGAAAAAAATATGTACAGCGCGGCGCTGGTCACCGGTCGCACCAATCTGCCCGATCCAGCACGGATCATGGACATGAGTTTGTTGGAAGAGGCCTACCAGAGCCTAGGAATTTAGGAGAAGACGTGGAGCAACCGCAGCAGATAGACCTCTTGATCCATGGCGCGTACGTAGTCGCGTTCGACGAGGCGGGCACCGAAGTGAAGGATGCTGCGATCGCCATCGAGGGCGACAGCATTGTCTGGGTTGGCCCTGCCAGCGAAGCCGCGTCACGCTTCATCGCGAAAGACAAGCTCGACGCCTCAGGTCTCATCGCCATGCCAGGCTTCGTCGACGGCCACCTGCACACAGCGCAGCAGTTCCTGCACGGCAAACTCGCGGCCATCCGCCGCCGTGGCCAATTGAAGGAACCCGGATGGTCAAACTACCTTGTCCCCTTTGAGGCCTGTCTTGAGCCCGAGGACATCTACTGTAGCGGCCTCGCGGCCTACGCTTCGATGATCTCGAGCGGCACCACCTGCTTCCTCGAAGCCGGCGGCCCGCATCCAGATGAGATGGGCCGCGCCGCCAACGAGATCGGCATCCGAGGCCGCATCGCTCTCTCGACCATGGACTGCGACGAGAGCATCCCTGCTGGCTCGCGCTTCACCACCGACGAAGCCCTGAAGCAGAACGAAGCGTTGGTGAAACGCTGGCAGCATCATCCGCGCGTGAATGCATGGCTCTCGCTGCGGCAGATCATGGTCAACACCACGCCGCTCACTCAGGGCATGAGCGCGCTGGCGAAGCAGCTCGACACGCCCATCCATACGCACCTTGGCGAAGGCTGCTATGAAGTGGACTACTCCGTAGCTAAGTGGGGTCTGCGACCCGCCGAGTACATGGAGAGCATCGGCGCACTCGACGCGAATATCCACGCTGCGCACTCCGTGCTGCTCAGCCTGAAGGAACTCGACCTCTACCAGCATCGCAACGTCTCCGCCTGCCACTGTCCCTTCAACAACTACAGCATGGGCGTGCCGCGCGTGCTGGAGATGCTGCATCGCGGCATCCGGCTGGCACTGGGCAACGATGGTGCCGCAACCCGCGGTAGCCTCGATATGTTTGAGATAGTCCATGCAGCAACAGTAGGTCAACAGGCGGTCGGAGGCACGCCGTACCACATCGAAGCCCCCATCACGCATGAGCAGATGCTAGCGGCTGCGCTGCGTGGGGGCTCGCAGGCCGCCCGTTTGCCGGACAAGATTGGCTCGCTTGAGGTAGGCAAGCTCGCTGACCTGATCCTCGTCGAGAGCGACAGCTTTGCCCAGTTTCCCAACCACGACCCGCGCATCACGCTTGCCGAGAGCACCGTCGGCCCCAACGTTCGCACGGTTATCATCGACGGCCGCATCGTCATGAAAGACCGCGTGTTGCTCACTGTCGACCTCACTGCAATGAAGGAGAAGGTTGCCTCGCGTTACTCGAACATCATGGAACGCTACGATAAGGCCATCGCGTAAACCATGGCCGCTATTGAGATCAGCAACGTCAGCAAGTCGTATGCTCTGAATCGCAAGGCCTCGGTGACTGCGCTTCAGGGAGTCGATCTCTCCGTCGCACAAGGAGAGTTCGTCGCGCTCATCGGTCCGTCGGGCTGCGGCAAGAGCACACTGCTCCATCTCGTCGCCGCTCTCGAGGACGTCTCTACGGGGGCTATCTCGATCGACGGCGAACCGCCCGCGGCGTTGCGCGATCAACATCGCTTGGGTATTGCCTTCCAGGATCACGCGCTGCTGCCGTGGCTCTCCATCGAGAGTAACCTCGCCCTGCCTTACAAAATTGCCGGCGTCACAGTAGACAAGTCGCGCATCAAGCACCTCATCGAGCTCGTCGGCCTAATTGGCTTTGAACACGCCCGCCCATCCCAGCTATCGGGTGGCATGCGGCAACGGGCTGCAATTGCGCGCTCGCTGTGCCTCGACCCCGCGCTGCTGTTGCTCGATGAACCCTTCGGCGCACTCGATGCCGTCACACGCATGCGCATGAATGTTGAGCTGCAACGCATCTGGCTGGAGCGCAAGCCGACGACACTGTTGGTCACGCACTCGGTTGAAGAGGCGATCTTCCTTGCGGATCGTGTGATCGTTCTCGGCGGCCGACCCGGCACCATCGTCGAGAGGATCGACGTCCCATTCCCGCGCCCGCGCCCCGTCGAGCTCATGCGCTCCGAAGAGTTTCATAGGCTCACCGACTACCTTACGGTCCTTCTGGAGCCATCGCTCAAATGAAGGGACATCGTGAGAGGACAAGCGGCAGACAAATCGCTCTGATCGTCGCCGTGCAGCTGTGCCTGCTCGCCGCGTGGGAATTGCTCGCACGCTCCGGCGCGCTCGGCCTTTCGGTCCCGGCGCTAAGCAAGATCGCGCAGGTCTTCATGCAGCCAAGGTTTGCTGCGCTGCTCTACAAGTCGGCTATGGCAACGGGCAAGTCCGCTCTTACCGGTCTGCTGGTCGGCATCGTTGTCGGAATTGTAACCGCGCTGGTTGCACATCTTTTGACACCGCTGCGCCCCGGCCTCGACCGGCTCGCTGTCACGATCAATGCCATCCCCGCAGTAGCTCTCGGCCCGATCTTCATCCTGATGGTCAGCCGCGAGCTGACGCCCGCGCTACTCGCGACCATCCCCGTATCCTTTCTCATCTACATTGCTGTTAGCTCCGGCCTGCGGACGGCCTCGACTAGCCTGGGCAGGATGATGACCACCTTCGGCGCGGGCAAACTGAAGCGGCTCTTCTATCTTGAGATACCTTCTGCTCTGCCATCGTTTCTCGGCGGGGTGAAAGTGTCCATGACCGCAGCGATGATCGGTGCGATTGTCGGCGAGTGGTTCGGAGCGCCGACGGGCCTTGGCATCGTTATCCTGAACACCATGCAGAACTTCGAGATTCCACTGATGTGGGCGGCTGTCCTGTTGGTCGCGGGGCTCGCGCTCTCCGGTTATAGCATCGCGCATCTACTCGAACGCTTCGTCGCGCGGAGGTTCGCGTGATGGGCCGCATAATCCGTGTCGCAATCAGGATCTTCGAGCACGCGTGGGGACTCATCGCCATCTTTGCCTTTTGGCAGATATGGGTCATGGCGAATCACTACAACAGCATCGTGATCGTCTCGCCGTTATCTGTCCTGCGCGATATGGTGCTGAACCCGATGATCTATCTGCGGCCCTCGCTATGGACGCTTGCATTCGGTCTCGGCGGTCTCACAGCAGGCATGTCTATCGGGTTGCTGCTCGCAGTCACAGCATGGCGCTGGCGGCTCTTTGCTGGCACCATAGGCCCAGCGGCACTACTCATCAGCTCTACGCCGGTGGTCTGCCTCATCCCGCTGCTCGCTCGCATCTTCGGTTACGAGAGCCGCACGGAGTTCGTCACCGTCACCGTGATGTCGTTCTTCCCATGCTTCGTCTTCGCCACCGCTGGCCTGCGCGCTCTTCCACCCATGTCGCGTGAACTCTTCCAGGTTCTCGCCGCCTCACGCAGCCGGCAGCTTCTCTCACTTGCTCTGCCAGCGGCCGTGCCTAGCCTGGCCGTTGCTCTGCGCGTGGGGGCTGCGACCAGCGTGCTGGTGACGATGGTCGCCGAGTATCTTATGCAGACGGGCGGCCTGGGCAACATGTTCGCGCTCACCAGCCAGGCCTTCCAGACAGAACGTGCATGGGGAGCAAGCCTTGCCGCGATGGCGCTCTCTGCGATCCTCTACACGATCGGCGGAGCGGTCGAAATTAGGGTCCACGAACGTTACAAATAAGGCTGCGCGAGCCGTGATAGATGGAGCGCGCAGCCAGTGCCGCTATTCCTTCGGCGTATCTTCTTTTTTCTTGCCAAGATAAAGTTCATCGAGATACTTGCCCCAAGGCGTCTGCTCTTCCGAGAGCTTGTTGCGAAGCTTCGCCCCATCCAGCCACCAGTGCTTCACATCGCGTCCCATCTCTGCGCCGCGCCGCGTGTGCAGGTCGACCATGAAGTCTTCAACGACCACCTTGCGTTCGCCATTCGCCGTCGCGAACTGCGCCCAGCATGCAAGCTCCATTGAGGTGTTGTCCTTCTTCGCCGTCGCCAGCAGGCGCACTGCATGGACGGAGTACATCCAGCGATCGCCGCGATCGGCCATGCGCAGACGCTGCTGATTCAAAGACTCAAGGATCACCGGTGCCTCGATCAAGCCAAAGCCAACATCTTCCGTGGCGATGATCTCAAGCCTGCGCCAGAGCACCTCTT
This Granulicella aggregans DNA region includes the following protein-coding sequences:
- a CDS encoding AAA family ATPase encodes the protein MSQNYQSQDVWSRATSVNGFPFDELRSVLQKSIRRGLIEEAVLAAYEFFSSGPEAEEVLWRRLEIIATEDVGFGLIEAPVILESLNQQRLRMADRGDRWMYSVHAVRLLATAKKDNTSMELACWAQFATANGERKVVVEDFMVDLHTRRGAEMGRDVKHWWLDGAKLRNKLSEEQTPWGKYLDELYLGKKKEDTPKE
- a CDS encoding ABC transporter ATP-binding protein, with product MAAIEISNVSKSYALNRKASVTALQGVDLSVAQGEFVALIGPSGCGKSTLLHLVAALEDVSTGAISIDGEPPAALRDQHRLGIAFQDHALLPWLSIESNLALPYKIAGVTVDKSRIKHLIELVGLIGFEHARPSQLSGGMRQRAAIARSLCLDPALLLLDEPFGALDAVTRMRMNVELQRIWLERKPTTLLVTHSVEEAIFLADRVIVLGGRPGTIVERIDVPFPRPRPVELMRSEEFHRLTDYLTVLLEPSLK
- a CDS encoding DUF1501 domain-containing protein, whose amino-acid sequence is MSTRRRFIQSLASASMLLPGMMHEMLAETAAPAQPVDPLAPKAPMFPAKAKRVIFLYMSGGVSHVDTFDPKPLLTRDHGKEYNGEFLHASKYKFSRYAKCDTEVSELFPNVGAMMDDICVIRSMKCDIPNHSQAVMQIHGGSAVEARPSIGSWVSYGLGTYDKELPSYMVLAPEVPYGGATCWDSSFLPACHQGIRVVPGQEAIPNMTRKASLEVQDLDLGLIEFFNRRNLAEHDADKTLAARIKTFETAYGMQKEAPDVFDITKESDATLAMYGITRDTRKGFGWQCLMARRLAERGVRFVELIDTGSDKYTNWDAHLDIKMHATSAKKVDKAIAGLLQDLKSRGMLEDTLVVWTTEFGRAPGDSAPNEAGRTHQSSVYSSWLAGAGIKGGITYGESDDYGYKVAKNECDIHDFQATILNQLGMDHKKLTYRHAGRDYRLTDVSGRVIRDILA
- a CDS encoding ABC transporter substrate-binding protein, with amino-acid sequence MQRADQSDAWSRRRFISSGIATAAAAPWLSGCRSVASKDLIVALGWVPNVEYADLFVAESRGYFKQEHCPLKIWPGGPNAPQPVIEVAAGLAHMGDAEWLPLLDAILRGNDFVIIGSIFPVHPGGLMTLAKRPILKPADLPGSRFLVQGPSERTTIECTFKLNHFAPDYQLIPVGFSPEALLNGAGDAYYCFITNQPIVFENMGMKLGTDFFVTRLDQLGYKVPSTLLFAQRETIERRRKDIVGFLRARLRGKMDNDKDPAYAANLTVDRYGADLGLNYDHELRTNVLQLPLYQTPGSRGPYWISNEDLEKNMYSAALVTGRTNLPDPARIMDMSLLEEAYQSLGI
- a CDS encoding ABC transporter permease, with protein sequence MKGHRERTSGRQIALIVAVQLCLLAAWELLARSGALGLSVPALSKIAQVFMQPRFAALLYKSAMATGKSALTGLLVGIVVGIVTALVAHLLTPLRPGLDRLAVTINAIPAVALGPIFILMVSRELTPALLATIPVSFLIYIAVSSGLRTASTSLGRMMTTFGAGKLKRLFYLEIPSALPSFLGGVKVSMTAAMIGAIVGEWFGAPTGLGIVILNTMQNFEIPLMWAAVLLVAGLALSGYSIAHLLERFVARRFA
- a CDS encoding ABC transporter permease, with the protein product MGRIIRVAIRIFEHAWGLIAIFAFWQIWVMANHYNSIVIVSPLSVLRDMVLNPMIYLRPSLWTLAFGLGGLTAGMSIGLLLAVTAWRWRLFAGTIGPAALLISSTPVVCLIPLLARIFGYESRTEFVTVTVMSFFPCFVFATAGLRALPPMSRELFQVLAASRSRQLLSLALPAAVPSLAVALRVGAATSVLVTMVAEYLMQTGGLGNMFALTSQAFQTERAWGASLAAMALSAILYTIGGAVEIRVHERYK
- a CDS encoding amidohydrolase family protein yields the protein MEQPQQIDLLIHGAYVVAFDEAGTEVKDAAIAIEGDSIVWVGPASEAASRFIAKDKLDASGLIAMPGFVDGHLHTAQQFLHGKLAAIRRRGQLKEPGWSNYLVPFEACLEPEDIYCSGLAAYASMISSGTTCFLEAGGPHPDEMGRAANEIGIRGRIALSTMDCDESIPAGSRFTTDEALKQNEALVKRWQHHPRVNAWLSLRQIMVNTTPLTQGMSALAKQLDTPIHTHLGEGCYEVDYSVAKWGLRPAEYMESIGALDANIHAAHSVLLSLKELDLYQHRNVSACHCPFNNYSMGVPRVLEMLHRGIRLALGNDGAATRGSLDMFEIVHAATVGQQAVGGTPYHIEAPITHEQMLAAALRGGSQAARLPDKIGSLEVGKLADLILVESDSFAQFPNHDPRITLAESTVGPNVRTVIIDGRIVMKDRVLLTVDLTAMKEKVASRYSNIMERYDKAIA
- a CDS encoding PSD1 and planctomycete cytochrome C domain-containing protein produces the protein MYVRQPHREVRTQPEISARHRARAAVSILAVSLAATSPLAIAQSVKPSTAESFQQNVKPIIDRNCAGCHVLGGHSGQLRLDSLADVMKGGEDGAIVVFGKPEKSLLTKTIHYEDPDMQMPPKGKLSAADIATIDKWIAESAEPLPGELKGNPVPPVVALAPAPATVAPVASASAPTASAKATPVALNASSPLVTAEQEQFFETKVRPVLVNNCFSCHASAAKAGLRLDSREAVLAGGKSGDIVVPGHPEQSTLSTAVHYSDPKLQMPPRKALKPDEVAAIDRWIADGLPWPKGSSTPAVKIVSAAQRDFWAFKPPLAPAVPDVKSAWAKNDIDRFVLVKLDEKHLKPVADADKHTLIRRVTYDLTGLPPTPAEVSAFISDRSPLAYEHLVDRLLASKAYGERWGRIWLDVVRYADTSGGGGDYPIAQASKYRDYVIQSFNEDKPYDRFIKEQIAGDLLPSNSEPEHWSNIVATGYLANASRYDGAYLNDAVDNIGYAFMGMTVACARCHDHKFDPVPTSDYYAIYGILQSTSFPDPGDDVSRRQIGFVYRDPKSADRQDIKDFNAQLKPIAGAINAVFALPGTYDDILPQLEARRMNLYAHAPEFPENAYAVTEGQPRQAQIQLHGDPTNLGEEVPRGFLQVLGGGTLPADTKGSGRLQLADWIASKDNPLTARVLVNRLWQGHFGRGIVPTPNNFGTRGVAPSNQALLDYLATEFIAKGWSIKTIQREILLSHAYRLSTADSAANDEIDPDNALIWRHSRVRLDAEEIRDSMLADAKLLDLTPAKPHPFPPQSQWNWEEQNPFAPDVTKYENDHRTVYMMVQRSVKHPYLTLFDGADPNASTEQRTSSLTPLQALYFMNASFPRRCSDNLATQWTEAKVADPKMIEEAFMTIYGRPAQRVELDRSEEFLKRATALYISRSDTPDIAHKKAVSNFVQAMFSTNEFMFIE